A genomic window from Chlorobium phaeobacteroides DSM 266 includes:
- a CDS encoding fumarate hydratase: protein MKNFRDSILHLITETSANLPSDVRAAISRAIDGEDGDSQAGLAMSTISVNIDMAVDAVAPICQDTGMPTFFIHTPVGADQLLMKREIEAAVAEASRTGKLRPNAVDAISGKNSGNNLGCHVPVIHFEPWEKDEIDVKLILKGGGCENKNIQYSLPFDIPGLGKAARDLDGVRKCLLHAVYQAQGQGCSPGFIGVGVGGDRTSGYELAKKQLLRTVDDRNPDPELDQLEEEIIRKANRLDIGPMGFGGKTTLLGCKIGKSHRVPASFFVSVAYNCWAYRRLGFLLDPLTGSIIRWFYREADEIKRMAKGAGMPLTGKEVTLRAPISEDEIRKLRVGDVVMINGPMHTGRDAFHHYVMHHDLPEEIDTRGGVLYHCGPVVMKNEQDHYTITAAGPTTSIREEPYQADVIKKLDLRAIIGKGGMGPKTLQGLKEHGAVYLNAIGGAAQYYARCITGVTGVDFLEEMGVPEAMWHLEVQSFPAIVTMDSHGNSLHQQVEEHSFTILGTFADEK, encoded by the coding sequence ATGAAGAATTTCAGGGATTCAATCCTGCACCTTATCACTGAAACCTCGGCCAACCTGCCAAGCGATGTTCGCGCGGCCATTTCTCGCGCAATTGACGGGGAGGACGGTGATTCTCAGGCGGGGCTTGCCATGTCGACCATTTCGGTTAATATTGATATGGCTGTCGACGCCGTTGCTCCAATATGTCAGGATACCGGCATGCCGACATTTTTCATCCATACGCCCGTTGGGGCGGATCAGCTTTTAATGAAACGGGAGATTGAGGCGGCTGTCGCTGAAGCCTCGAGAACAGGAAAACTTCGCCCGAATGCCGTTGATGCCATAAGCGGCAAAAACTCGGGAAACAATCTCGGTTGTCATGTTCCGGTTATTCATTTTGAGCCATGGGAGAAAGACGAGATTGACGTGAAGCTGATTCTGAAAGGGGGAGGGTGCGAAAACAAAAACATCCAGTACTCGCTGCCGTTTGATATTCCGGGTCTTGGAAAAGCCGCGCGCGACCTTGATGGCGTTCGTAAATGCCTTCTGCATGCGGTTTATCAGGCACAAGGTCAGGGTTGCAGTCCCGGCTTTATCGGTGTTGGTGTTGGCGGCGATCGTACGAGCGGGTATGAACTTGCAAAAAAACAGCTTCTCAGAACGGTTGATGATCGGAATCCGGATCCTGAACTTGATCAGCTTGAGGAAGAGATTATCAGAAAAGCAAACAGGCTTGATATCGGACCGATGGGTTTTGGCGGAAAAACAACTCTTCTCGGCTGCAAGATCGGCAAGTCGCATCGGGTGCCGGCGAGTTTTTTTGTCTCCGTGGCATATAACTGCTGGGCATACCGACGGCTTGGATTCCTTCTGGATCCCCTGACAGGCTCAATTATTCGGTGGTTCTATCGTGAGGCCGATGAGATCAAGCGGATGGCTAAAGGCGCAGGAATGCCGCTAACCGGAAAAGAGGTTACTCTTCGGGCTCCGATCAGCGAAGATGAAATCCGCAAACTCCGTGTAGGAGATGTTGTGATGATTAACGGCCCCATGCATACCGGTCGCGACGCTTTTCATCACTATGTGATGCATCACGATCTTCCTGAAGAGATCGATACTCGCGGGGGCGTTCTCTACCATTGCGGTCCAGTCGTTATGAAAAACGAACAGGATCACTATACCATTACCGCAGCAGGCCCGACAACGTCAATTAGGGAAGAGCCTTATCAGGCTGACGTCATAAAAAAGCTCGATCTACGGGCAATTATCGGAAAGGGGGGAATGGGTCCTAAAACGCTGCAGGGACTGAAAGAACATGGCGCTGTTTACCTTAACGCAATCGGCGGCGCAGCGCAGTATTATGCTCGCTGCATAACGGGCGTTACCGGAGTTGATTTTCTTGAAGAGATGGGAGTTCCGGAAGCGATGTGGCATCTTGAGGTTCAATCATTTCCTGCGATTGTAACCATGGACTCGCACGGCAACAGTCTGCACCAGCAGGTCGAAGAGCACTCTTTTACCATACTTGGCACGTTTGCTGACGAGAAATAG
- a CDS encoding biotin/lipoyl-containing protein, with product MKKIRFMDVSFRDGFQSCYGARVKTEDFLPALEAAVHAGTDSFEIGGGARFQSLYFYCEEDAFDMMDAARKVVGENINLQTLSRGANVVGLVSQSRDIIDLHARLFKKHGITTIRNFDALMDVRNLAYSGHCIHDAGLRHQVVIALMGLPPGLGENYCHTPAFYLDKLQEILDAVIPYDSVAFKDASGTTTPAVVYEVIKGARKMLPAETLIEFHTHDTAGMGVACNFAAIEGGADIIDLSMAPVSGGTAEVDILTMWHCLRGTCYTLDIDQEKYLEVESLFMRLMDKYYMPPEAKEVNPVIPFSPMPGGALTANTQMMRDNNTLHLFPEVIKNMREVVAKGGYGSSVTPVSQFYFQQAFSNTVQGAWKNITDGYGKMVLGYFGRTPALPDEDVVRLASEQLGLEPVVEDVHDINDRNPELGIAYNRGLLETAALPVTDENIFIAATCGAKGIAFLKGECTSGIRYKADIDAEMAAKPKSEVVAAYNEVHKHDIHPHGVNKRLVDLFAKSASKEPVVSSKAIALAGNFTMYIDGAPVTVTFSDGAGSDLPAKPAAPAIVNQATKGTPVTAAMPGNLLSLAVQVGEEVTEGCEVAVLEAMKMETPLKAPCSGTILSIAVSVGEAVGMGEALMYIG from the coding sequence ATGAAAAAAATCAGGTTTATGGATGTTTCTTTTCGTGACGGGTTTCAGTCATGTTACGGAGCAAGGGTAAAAACGGAAGACTTTTTGCCAGCGCTTGAAGCTGCTGTTCATGCAGGAACCGATAGTTTTGAGATTGGCGGCGGAGCACGTTTTCAAAGTCTTTATTTCTATTGTGAAGAAGACGCTTTCGACATGATGGATGCTGCCCGCAAGGTTGTTGGAGAGAATATCAATCTTCAGACCCTTTCAAGGGGCGCTAATGTCGTAGGTCTTGTGTCGCAGTCGCGGGATATTATCGATCTTCACGCGCGGCTTTTTAAAAAACACGGCATAACGACGATACGCAATTTCGATGCCCTGATGGATGTTCGCAATCTTGCCTATTCCGGTCATTGCATTCACGACGCGGGTCTCAGGCATCAGGTGGTTATTGCCTTGATGGGTCTTCCTCCTGGACTTGGGGAAAATTATTGCCATACGCCTGCATTTTATCTTGACAAGCTGCAGGAAATTCTTGATGCCGTCATTCCATACGACAGCGTCGCTTTCAAGGATGCATCTGGAACAACAACACCCGCAGTTGTCTATGAGGTGATTAAAGGTGCCAGAAAAATGCTTCCGGCAGAAACGCTGATTGAATTCCATACCCACGATACGGCAGGAATGGGAGTCGCCTGTAACTTTGCAGCAATTGAGGGGGGAGCGGATATTATCGATCTGTCGATGGCTCCGGTGAGCGGCGGCACTGCCGAAGTTGATATTCTTACCATGTGGCACTGTCTCAGAGGAACCTGTTACACGCTTGATATCGACCAGGAAAAGTATCTTGAGGTCGAGTCACTGTTTATGCGGCTGATGGATAAATATTACATGCCGCCTGAAGCCAAGGAGGTCAATCCCGTCATTCCTTTTTCACCCATGCCGGGCGGAGCGCTTACCGCAAACACGCAGATGATGCGGGATAACAATACGCTGCATCTTTTTCCTGAGGTTATAAAAAATATGCGTGAAGTTGTTGCTAAAGGAGGGTATGGATCATCAGTGACTCCGGTATCGCAATTTTATTTTCAGCAGGCATTTTCCAATACGGTGCAGGGCGCGTGGAAAAATATTACAGACGGGTATGGCAAAATGGTTCTCGGTTATTTCGGACGTACTCCGGCATTGCCTGACGAGGATGTTGTCAGGCTTGCTTCAGAGCAGCTCGGGCTTGAGCCGGTGGTCGAGGATGTGCATGATATCAATGATCGCAATCCGGAACTCGGTATAGCATACAACAGGGGTCTGCTTGAAACGGCTGCGCTTCCCGTTACCGATGAGAATATCTTTATTGCGGCAACCTGTGGCGCCAAGGGTATCGCCTTTCTTAAAGGAGAGTGCACGTCTGGTATCCGTTACAAGGCGGATATTGATGCCGAGATGGCGGCCAAGCCAAAATCAGAGGTTGTTGCTGCGTATAATGAGGTACACAAGCACGATATCCATCCGCATGGCGTCAACAAGCGGTTGGTCGATCTGTTTGCAAAATCAGCATCAAAGGAACCCGTTGTTTCCTCAAAGGCGATCGCTCTTGCCGGTAATTTTACGATGTATATTGATGGCGCTCCCGTTACCGTTACGTTTTCCGATGGAGCAGGCAGTGACCTGCCGGCAAAACCGGCAGCTCCGGCTATCGTTAACCAGGCGACCAAGGGAACGCCTGTTACGGCGGCTATGCCGGGAAACCTCCTCTCACTTGCGGTGCAAGTCGGTGAAGAGGTAACCGAAGGATGCGAGGTTGCCGTTCTTGAAGCCATGAAGATGGAGACGCCGCTCAAGGCCCCTTGTTCAGGAACAATACTTTCCATTGCCGTTTCCGTCGGAGAAGCTGTCGGCATGGGAGAGGCTCTGATGTATATCGGATAG
- a CDS encoding leucine-rich repeat domain-containing protein → MEQNTYNKCPVCSFPLSLESAVCPRCGNDILEDISSLDQQSEELHRKTMDEKKAEWYTWCITENLNISDNELSTKPPDREKTSESRHLFSTPDEQELLRTASKAILLKDHSLRKKWWQALSADWKEVIKNTIKIVREPNDQEILDFFQTTHFRCDNRRIHDLWPIRILENLVQLRCDESPVESLEPLAHLSSLQRIYAFDCDFSSLEPLRKLKHLKLLWISSTQISNLDPLRELTSLEELYCSETLVKDLDALAELVNLEKLSCYKTEIASIEPLANLSNLIELGINNSNVTDIRPLSKLTGIEYLRCNKTGIMNLEPLANLAGLRELSISRTRVESLEPLAELMELEELDFSNTEVQSILPLMQLEKLEKIELSAGTVPEKELERFIELHPDCEILLTQ, encoded by the coding sequence TTGGAGCAGAACACCTATAACAAATGCCCGGTATGCAGTTTTCCGCTCTCCCTTGAAAGCGCTGTATGCCCGAGGTGCGGTAATGACATTCTTGAAGATATCTCTTCTCTTGATCAGCAAAGCGAGGAGCTTCATCGAAAAACAATGGATGAAAAAAAAGCCGAATGGTACACCTGGTGTATAACTGAAAATCTCAATATTTCCGATAACGAACTATCGACAAAACCTCCTGATAGAGAGAAGACATCAGAGTCCAGACATCTCTTCTCTACTCCTGATGAACAGGAATTGCTCCGTACCGCATCAAAAGCGATCCTTCTGAAGGATCATTCGTTACGAAAAAAATGGTGGCAAGCGCTCAGTGCCGACTGGAAAGAGGTTATTAAAAACACCATAAAAATAGTTCGCGAACCCAATGATCAGGAAATCCTTGATTTTTTTCAAACCACTCATTTCCGATGTGACAACAGAAGGATTCACGACCTCTGGCCAATACGAATACTGGAAAATCTTGTACAACTTCGTTGCGATGAATCGCCGGTTGAAAGTCTTGAACCCCTCGCGCATCTCAGCTCGCTGCAACGAATCTATGCCTTTGATTGTGATTTCTCCTCGCTTGAGCCCCTTCGCAAACTGAAACATCTGAAATTGCTCTGGATATCGAGCACCCAGATAAGTAACCTTGACCCTCTCCGTGAACTTACCAGTCTTGAGGAGCTGTACTGTTCGGAAACCCTTGTAAAAGATCTGGATGCACTGGCGGAACTGGTCAATCTTGAAAAGCTCAGTTGTTATAAAACCGAAATCGCATCTATTGAGCCTCTGGCAAATCTTTCGAACCTTATTGAGTTGGGCATCAACAACTCGAATGTCACCGATATCCGACCGCTTTCAAAACTTACCGGTATTGAATACCTGCGGTGCAATAAAACAGGAATCATGAATCTTGAACCACTGGCAAACCTTGCAGGACTCAGAGAACTGAGTATTTCAAGAACACGGGTGGAGAGCCTTGAACCTCTTGCGGAACTTATGGAGCTTGAAGAACTTGATTTTTCAAATACGGAAGTACAATCCATTCTCCCCCTCATGCAACTCGAAAAACTTGAAAAAATCGAGCTCTCTGCAGGAACGGTTCCTGAAAAAGAACTGGAAAGATTTATTGAATTGCATCCTGATTGCGAAATTCTTCTGACGCAATAA
- a CDS encoding glycoside hydrolase family 65 protein → MSRRSASDLASACFSAEKLLELSAEEWLLRRKVFRNSEKSIQANESIFTIGNGYLNVRGSLEELPPGHCGGMYISGIYDKSEADVEELVKCPMWTDVSVWSEGEKFCLSCCKILFHEQVLDMKKGVLHRLSTLKNAAGKIITIQTARLVFMHNVHLGYLFVKVTPRNFSAPLRVLSGLNGDVCNRGYFPREMLKHLQLEKIERGRAFMYLEMKTRDRGIRISEAASWKLISHDASVQRWEPRIYGEKFTSEITIDAQKGESYIFEKLCVVLTSREVPDAQLYKETICQLKAYVRSTALNEIAANFTVWQEKWKQSDVVIVGDEEAQKALRFNIYHLLINGPPRVGSIGAKFLSSEGYLGHVFWDTEIFILPFYIYNFPEIARNMLLYRYHTLPGAVKNAVNAGCTGAKYAWESATTGEDVTPRFASKLEKTIRFIYTGTEEDHIVSDVIYGLEKYFRVTGDESFLLEYGLEMLFMTARFWASRVVKVDDSYEIHCVIGPDEFHEHVNNNAYTNFMVKWHLELAATLYGYMHKKNPVSLDYLCRKICFNKSEADNWLVISRNMKFSVDPQTRLFEQFDGYFNLRDYVFSGYDRTGHPTLPRGVNYRTIGSTTLIKQADVVIMMLLFPHNFSDEEKRVNYEYYEQRTAHKSSLSHCTYAMMGLAIGKRTRAYSYFMKTALFDLDNLHKNTHLGIHAAAVGGTWQTVVNGFGGLSIKSDRIVMNPWLPKKWESLSFTVRWKARFVDINIFHDRISILIRSEDAVEIPLSLYRKTYKIKSNEVQVLHYCSS, encoded by the coding sequence ATGTCCCGACGTTCCGCTTCTGACCTTGCTTCCGCTTGCTTTTCGGCTGAAAAATTACTTGAACTCTCTGCTGAAGAGTGGCTTCTGAGACGAAAGGTTTTCAGAAATTCCGAAAAAAGCATTCAGGCAAACGAGTCGATTTTCACCATTGGAAACGGTTATCTCAATGTCAGGGGAAGTCTTGAAGAGCTCCCTCCGGGTCATTGCGGCGGGATGTATATCAGCGGGATTTACGATAAATCAGAAGCAGATGTTGAAGAATTGGTGAAATGTCCCATGTGGACGGATGTGTCAGTCTGGAGCGAAGGAGAGAAATTCTGTTTGTCTTGCTGCAAGATACTCTTTCATGAGCAGGTGCTCGATATGAAAAAAGGGGTGCTTCATCGTCTGTCGACCCTGAAAAACGCGGCAGGAAAAATCATCACCATTCAGACAGCCCGACTTGTTTTCATGCACAATGTGCACCTGGGTTATCTGTTTGTAAAAGTGACCCCCAGAAACTTTTCGGCACCGTTGAGAGTCTTGAGCGGTCTTAATGGTGATGTCTGCAACAGGGGTTATTTTCCGAGAGAGATGCTCAAGCATCTTCAGCTTGAAAAAATTGAGCGCGGAAGAGCTTTCATGTATCTCGAAATGAAAACACGTGATCGCGGTATAAGAATATCCGAAGCGGCATCATGGAAGCTGATTTCGCATGACGCCTCCGTGCAGCGGTGGGAGCCCCGGATATACGGAGAGAAATTTACCAGTGAAATTACTATTGATGCTCAAAAAGGCGAATCCTATATTTTTGAAAAGCTTTGCGTGGTGTTGACAAGCAGGGAAGTCCCCGATGCACAATTATACAAAGAGACTATCTGTCAATTGAAAGCCTATGTCCGAAGCACCGCTCTTAACGAAATTGCAGCAAACTTTACTGTCTGGCAAGAAAAATGGAAGCAATCCGATGTCGTCATTGTCGGCGATGAGGAGGCGCAGAAAGCGTTGCGCTTCAATATTTATCACCTGCTTATCAACGGGCCGCCGAGAGTTGGAAGCATAGGGGCAAAGTTTCTGAGTTCAGAAGGATATCTCGGACATGTTTTCTGGGATACCGAAATTTTTATTCTGCCTTTTTATATCTACAACTTTCCGGAGATCGCCCGGAACATGCTCTTATACCGTTACCATACACTTCCGGGAGCGGTAAAAAACGCCGTGAATGCCGGTTGTACAGGAGCGAAATACGCATGGGAATCGGCAACAACCGGAGAGGATGTCACTCCTCGATTTGCATCAAAACTTGAAAAAACCATCCGGTTTATCTATACCGGTACAGAAGAGGACCATATTGTTTCTGACGTGATCTATGGTCTTGAAAAGTATTTTCGTGTTACGGGTGACGAGAGTTTTCTTCTTGAATACGGACTTGAAATGCTTTTTATGACCGCCAGATTTTGGGCAAGCCGGGTTGTCAAGGTAGATGATTCCTATGAGATTCATTGCGTCATAGGACCGGATGAGTTTCATGAGCATGTCAATAACAATGCCTACACAAATTTTATGGTGAAATGGCATTTGGAACTTGCCGCGACTCTCTACGGCTATATGCATAAAAAAAACCCGGTTTCACTTGACTATCTCTGCCGGAAAATTTGTTTCAACAAATCCGAAGCTGATAACTGGCTTGTTATCAGCAGGAATATGAAATTTTCTGTTGATCCGCAAACCCGTCTTTTCGAGCAGTTCGATGGTTACTTCAACCTCAGAGATTATGTTTTCAGTGGTTATGATCGAACAGGCCATCCGACTTTGCCCCGAGGTGTCAATTACAGAACGATCGGGTCGACAACTCTGATCAAGCAGGCTGATGTGGTCATCATGATGTTGCTGTTCCCTCACAACTTTAGTGATGAGGAAAAGAGGGTAAATTACGAGTATTATGAGCAGCGAACAGCTCATAAGTCATCGTTAAGTCACTGTACTTACGCCATGATGGGACTTGCAATCGGAAAGCGGACAAGGGCATATAGTTATTTTATGAAAACGGCACTGTTTGATCTTGACAATCTTCATAAAAATACTCATTTGGGGATTCATGCTGCAGCCGTGGGTGGAACATGGCAGACCGTTGTCAACGGGTTCGGGGGATTGTCGATTAAATCAGACCGTATTGTCATGAACCCTTGGCTTCCAAAGAAATGGGAGAGTCTTTCATTTACCGTTCGATGGAAAGCGAGGTTCGTTGATATCAATATTTTTCATGACAGAATATCGATATTGATCCGTTCAGAAGATGCTGTTGAAATTCCTTTGAGTCTTTACAGAAAAACATATAAAATAAAATCTAACGAAGTTCAGGTTCTTCACTACTGTTCATCCTGA
- a CDS encoding DNA polymerase III subunit alpha: MDFVHLHVHTHYSMQSSPVFPAELFSACSRFGMKSIAVTDYCAAFNMPELFAEAENAGIKLVIGTELYLLESASHHQTRHTVSPSLILLVQNDEGYRHLCILLSRAAKDGFINGMPHIESSLLEACHGGLIALSGYSSGRIGKALLSGAQEEAESFVRYYKSVFGDNFYLELQNHRMPFDDELRKATIAIAEKYAVELVATNNVHYLERKDAGCYRAMVANRTKEKLSSQNLQAHAESEYYLKSPEEMAMLFPDISKALTNTVIISDKCTYAFKKKDHPILPHFHLPEGFSDEAAYLRHLTWEGAKEKYADSGADGISSEDVEARIELELGVIEKMGFSSYFLIVSDLIAASRRLGYSVGPGRGSAAGSIVAYLTGITRIDPLKYKLLFERFLNPERSSMPDIDIDFTPVGKQKVLEYTVEKYGSESVAKVIAIGTLGAKAAIRDAGRVLEVPLPVVDRLAKLVPTKPGITLEKAISEVRELKQFVESSPQTRELLDYARALEGRARNVSMHAGAVVITAGPLEEQVPLYVSNKIETEVRKYADELDLGEPDPVVSKTAEVADEKQVVTQFDKNWIEKAGLLKIDLLGLETLAVIDETLRLIQRRHQRTIELEKLPMNDRKTFRIFQEGKMAGIFQFESSGMQNYMTRLQPTQIGDIIAMSALYRPGALNARIDDHRNAVDLFVDRKHGREAIDYMHPMLEIILKETYGVIVYQEQVMQISQVMGGFSLAKADDLRKAMGKKKPEIMSKYEEDFIKGAVAQGVHDALARRVFTLMAEFAGYGFNKSHSAAYGVLAYWTGYLKAHYTIEFMTAILNSEIGDIERMKHLTDEAKSFGIATLPPSINKSDTLFSVEEHNGKASIRVGLSAIKQVGGAARAIVTSRMRKKREFINLFDLTASLDLRLMNRKALECLILSGALDEIDEHRARLIANIDKAIKFGQVQNRSVTLGQCGFFTSEHGGVMEDIHYPDMDPADPMPDSEKLLHEKKLVGFYLSRHPLSTYRRDWEAFTTLQLDAKEVTPARQYKVIGVVVSVKPYQDRKGKPMLFGAIEDFTGKSDFTVFASVFEQYGHFIKPEAVLMLVAEAEVSGGSLKLLVREVVPIKKVRSALVRKIILNIDADDQTQLEKLVRVKKVFADHSGGVPVDFEVKVQAGEAMETISIFARNTPIDADETTLEKLEEILGPDNVRISG; the protein is encoded by the coding sequence ATGGATTTTGTACATCTTCACGTTCATACCCACTACTCCATGCAGAGCAGTCCTGTGTTTCCGGCTGAGCTCTTTTCTGCATGCAGTCGTTTCGGGATGAAAAGTATTGCCGTAACTGATTATTGTGCGGCATTCAATATGCCCGAGCTTTTTGCGGAAGCGGAAAATGCCGGCATCAAACTGGTCATCGGAACAGAGCTCTATCTTCTTGAGTCGGCCTCCCACCATCAGACCCGGCATACCGTATCTCCCTCTCTGATTCTTCTCGTTCAGAATGATGAGGGGTACCGTCATTTATGTATTCTGCTGTCCCGTGCGGCAAAAGATGGTTTTATCAACGGCATGCCGCATATCGAGTCATCTCTTCTCGAAGCCTGTCATGGCGGGTTGATCGCTCTTTCCGGATACAGTTCAGGCCGGATAGGCAAAGCGCTGCTTTCCGGTGCTCAGGAAGAGGCCGAATCGTTTGTGCGTTACTATAAAAGCGTGTTTGGCGACAACTTCTATCTTGAGCTGCAGAACCATAGGATGCCTTTTGACGATGAGCTCCGCAAAGCCACAATAGCCATTGCCGAAAAATACGCTGTTGAGCTTGTGGCAACAAATAACGTTCACTATCTGGAACGAAAGGATGCCGGTTGCTATCGGGCGATGGTTGCAAACAGAACCAAGGAAAAACTTTCGAGCCAGAATCTTCAGGCCCATGCAGAGAGCGAATACTACCTGAAGTCACCCGAAGAGATGGCCATGCTTTTTCCTGATATAAGCAAGGCGCTGACCAATACGGTGATTATTTCAGATAAATGCACATATGCTTTTAAAAAGAAAGATCATCCGATTCTTCCGCATTTCCACCTGCCCGAAGGGTTCAGTGATGAAGCGGCATACCTTCGCCATCTGACCTGGGAGGGAGCAAAGGAGAAGTATGCCGACAGCGGAGCTGACGGCATTAGCAGTGAGGATGTTGAGGCAAGAATCGAGCTTGAGCTCGGTGTTATCGAAAAAATGGGTTTCAGTTCCTATTTCCTTATTGTCAGCGACCTTATTGCCGCATCACGCCGCCTTGGCTATTCCGTAGGGCCGGGAAGGGGATCGGCAGCAGGCAGTATTGTTGCCTATCTGACAGGTATTACGCGAATTGATCCGCTGAAATACAAGCTGCTGTTCGAGCGTTTTTTAAATCCCGAGCGCTCTTCAATGCCGGATATCGACATTGATTTTACCCCGGTTGGAAAACAGAAGGTTCTGGAGTATACGGTCGAAAAATATGGATCCGAAAGCGTTGCGAAAGTTATAGCGATAGGAACTCTTGGTGCGAAAGCGGCAATTCGCGATGCAGGCAGGGTGCTTGAGGTGCCGCTGCCGGTTGTCGACCGGCTTGCCAAACTGGTGCCGACAAAACCGGGTATTACCCTTGAAAAAGCCATCAGCGAGGTCAGGGAATTAAAACAGTTTGTCGAGAGTTCACCTCAAACAAGAGAGCTCCTCGACTATGCAAGAGCACTCGAAGGAAGGGCAAGAAATGTCTCCATGCATGCCGGCGCCGTTGTCATCACTGCCGGTCCGCTTGAGGAGCAGGTGCCTTTGTATGTTTCAAACAAGATTGAGACCGAGGTGCGCAAGTACGCTGATGAGCTTGATCTTGGAGAACCCGATCCGGTTGTCAGCAAGACAGCCGAAGTCGCCGATGAAAAGCAGGTGGTAACACAGTTTGACAAAAACTGGATTGAAAAGGCCGGGCTCTTGAAAATAGATCTTCTCGGACTTGAAACGCTTGCGGTTATTGACGAAACATTGCGCCTGATACAGCGGCGGCACCAGCGCACTATCGAGCTTGAAAAGCTGCCTATGAACGATCGTAAAACGTTCAGGATTTTCCAGGAAGGCAAGATGGCCGGTATTTTTCAGTTCGAGTCTTCAGGAATGCAGAACTATATGACCAGACTGCAACCAACCCAGATCGGTGATATTATAGCCATGAGCGCTCTTTATCGACCCGGTGCGCTCAACGCAAGGATCGATGATCACCGCAATGCGGTCGATCTGTTTGTAGACCGTAAACATGGCAGAGAGGCCATAGATTATATGCACCCGATGCTTGAGATCATTCTCAAGGAGACATACGGTGTTATCGTCTACCAGGAACAGGTTATGCAGATTTCGCAGGTTATGGGCGGTTTTTCACTCGCAAAGGCTGACGATCTTCGTAAAGCGATGGGAAAAAAGAAGCCTGAAATCATGAGCAAGTACGAAGAGGATTTTATCAAAGGAGCCGTTGCGCAGGGAGTACACGATGCGCTTGCCCGAAGAGTTTTTACATTGATGGCGGAGTTTGCCGGATACGGTTTCAATAAAAGTCACTCTGCGGCATATGGTGTTCTTGCCTATTGGACAGGATACCTGAAAGCACATTATACCATTGAGTTCATGACGGCAATCCTGAATAGCGAGATCGGTGATATCGAACGCATGAAACACCTGACCGACGAAGCAAAAAGCTTTGGCATCGCTACCCTTCCGCCGTCAATCAACAAAAGCGACACCTTGTTTTCCGTCGAGGAACACAACGGGAAAGCATCGATTCGGGTTGGTCTGAGTGCCATCAAACAGGTTGGCGGCGCAGCCAGAGCAATTGTTACATCACGAATGAGAAAAAAACGAGAATTTATCAATCTCTTTGATCTCACGGCATCACTCGATCTAAGGCTTATGAACCGCAAGGCTTTGGAGTGCCTGATACTCTCCGGGGCGCTTGATGAGATAGACGAGCACAGGGCACGTCTTATTGCCAATATTGACAAGGCCATCAAATTCGGCCAGGTGCAGAATCGTTCCGTTACCCTTGGTCAGTGTGGTTTCTTTACTTCGGAGCATGGCGGAGTTATGGAGGATATTCATTATCCCGATATGGATCCCGCTGATCCGATGCCTGATTCGGAGAAGCTTCTTCATGAAAAAAAACTTGTCGGGTTTTATCTGAGCCGTCATCCGCTTTCCACCTACCGTCGGGACTGGGAGGCCTTTACGACACTTCAGCTTGATGCAAAAGAGGTGACGCCCGCAAGGCAGTACAAGGTTATCGGCGTTGTTGTTTCTGTTAAGCCTTATCAGGACAGGAAAGGCAAGCCCATGCTGTTTGGCGCTATAGAGGATTTTACCGGCAAATCCGATTTCACGGTCTTTGCAAGTGTTTTTGAGCAATACGGGCATTTCATCAAACCTGAAGCGGTGCTGATGCTTGTTGCTGAAGCTGAAGTAAGCGGAGGATCGCTGAAACTGCTCGTCAGGGAGGTTGTTCCGATAAAAAAGGTCAGGTCGGCTCTTGTGCGAAAAATTATTCTGAACATTGATGCCGATGATCAGACCCAGCTTGAAAAGCTCGTCAGGGTTAAAAAAGTTTTTGCCGACCATTCCGGTGGCGTTCCTGTCGATTTCGAGGTGAAGGTTCAGGCAGGGGAGGCGATGGAAACGATCAGCATTTTTGCTCGCAACACACCGATTGACGCGGATGAAACAACGCTTGAAAAGCTTGAGGAAATTCTTGGCCCTGACAATGTCAGGATTTCAGGCTGA
- the trxA gene encoding thioredoxin has protein sequence MSGKYLVATDQNFKTEILDSDKVALVDFWAAWCGPCMMLGPVIEELAGDYEGKAIVAKLNVDDNPNTASQYGIRSIPTMLLIKNGKVVDQMVGAMPKNMIAKKIDEHLA, from the coding sequence ATGAGCGGAAAATATCTTGTCGCTACAGATCAGAATTTCAAAACCGAAATACTTGATTCAGATAAAGTTGCACTTGTGGATTTCTGGGCAGCCTGGTGCGGACCTTGCATGATGCTTGGCCCTGTTATCGAAGAACTTGCCGGCGATTATGAAGGCAAAGCGATTGTTGCGAAACTCAATGTTGATGATAATCCGAATACAGCTTCGCAGTATGGCATAAGAAGCATTCCTACCATGCTGCTTATCAAGAACGGCAAGGTTGTTGATCAGATGGTAGGCGCTATGCCGAAAAACATGATTGCAAAAAAAATCGACGAACACCTTGCCTGA